Proteins from a genomic interval of Natronorubrum sediminis:
- a CDS encoding MFS transporter gives MLPDPRRAIAERVYYGWIIVIGALLATTAVYGTSYAFGVFYDVFIEEFDVSRSVLAGVFGLQTALIYIVGVGAGRAVDRYGQRAVAAVSSALFTGGLVWAALSRSYLELFAAYGFLTAIGMGGLFVVSFATIPLWFETRRATASGIASAGLGIGMVVFPLGTELLISSAGWRQAMFGIALLAGILCITFTAFFVNRPSEVGADASVEFDGGESPFETIDARSTQRTSLASNETITSRPFLLVFLGWVLLSMPIYIVISHVVSYATVIGIGRSQGVLALTTVGVAATVARFGVGILADRVGRTRTFIACTSLLGAAMVAIAFAPTPAVFLGTIVIFGVGYGGCGSLFSPLVADLFGHEDLNTSFAVMSLSFAVAGLAAPPLVGYWFEITGSYTGSFLLAGLGAFIGAGCVAVASRLN, from the coding sequence GCTACGCCTTCGGTGTCTTCTACGACGTGTTCATCGAAGAGTTCGATGTTTCTCGGTCGGTGCTTGCGGGCGTGTTCGGGCTCCAGACGGCACTGATCTACATCGTCGGCGTTGGTGCGGGACGAGCGGTCGACAGGTATGGCCAACGAGCCGTCGCGGCGGTGTCTTCTGCCTTGTTCACGGGCGGGCTCGTTTGGGCCGCGCTCTCGCGGTCGTACCTGGAACTCTTTGCCGCGTACGGCTTCCTCACCGCAATCGGAATGGGCGGACTCTTCGTCGTGAGCTTCGCGACCATTCCACTCTGGTTCGAAACCAGACGCGCAACGGCGTCCGGGATAGCTTCCGCGGGGCTCGGTATCGGAATGGTCGTTTTCCCCCTCGGCACCGAACTCCTCATCTCGTCGGCTGGCTGGCGACAGGCGATGTTCGGTATCGCACTCCTTGCCGGTATCCTCTGTATCACGTTCACAGCGTTCTTCGTCAACCGGCCTTCGGAGGTCGGCGCGGACGCGAGCGTGGAATTCGATGGCGGCGAATCACCGTTCGAGACGATAGACGCTCGTTCCACCCAACGAACATCACTTGCGAGTAACGAGACGATCACTTCACGGCCGTTTCTGCTGGTCTTCCTCGGGTGGGTGTTGCTATCGATGCCGATCTACATCGTCATCAGCCACGTGGTTTCGTACGCGACCGTCATCGGAATCGGCCGTTCCCAGGGCGTTCTCGCACTCACCACGGTAGGTGTCGCGGCCACGGTCGCGCGCTTCGGTGTGGGTATCCTGGCTGATCGTGTCGGCCGAACGCGGACGTTCATCGCCTGTACGTCTTTGCTCGGCGCAGCGATGGTCGCCATCGCATTCGCACCGACACCGGCGGTTTTTCTCGGAACGATCGTTATTTTCGGCGTCGGCTACGGGGGCTGTGGGAGTCTCTTTTCGCCTCTCGTCGCCGATTTGTTCGGTCACGAGGACCTCAACACGTCCTTCGCCGTCATGTCGCTCTCGTTCGCTGTAGCCGGGCTCGCGGCACCGCCGCTGGTCGGGTACTGGTTTGAGATCACCGGTAGTTACACGGGGTCGTTCCTGCTCGCAGGGCTTGGCGCCTTTATTGGTGCCGGTTGCGTCGCTGTCGCATCGAGACTCAACTAG